A DNA window from Loxodonta africana isolate mLoxAfr1 chromosome 7, mLoxAfr1.hap2, whole genome shotgun sequence contains the following coding sequences:
- the ZNF214 gene encoding zinc finger protein 214, protein MFDQMAVTFEDVTVIFTWEEWKFLNSSEKKLYREVMWENYTNVMSVGQWNESYNPQEQRFRYLEHDSLSCWKGWRNASTWVYENQNYVETVQEVDSKDLMQQDLSHCQEWLIFSTQVPRYGTYELTFEGRSPRNFKYKKFIPWQSLETKNTQDYGKEIYAIELHGFQGDRYHVAISRKNPSVEKEQKLIVHRSYVPIEETLPEFIGEIHQNDLLKESVEEKYCGCNKCKEIYYWSSQCVLHKRNPFGEKLYQCSISTACFSQRSDLCRHPRIHVGKHLYRCDDIDSHFSQSSGVHFHQTVHTEEVPHICHVCGKSFHQILSLHSHRRVHTEEKLYKFECDKDLSRNSLLHIHQRLHIGDKPFKCDQCGKSFSRSSVLHVHQRVHTGEKPYKCAECGKDFSQSSNLRIHQLVHTGEKSYKCDDCGKGFTQRSNLQIHQRVHTGEKPYKCDDCGKDFSHSSDLRIHQRVHTGEKPYICHECGKGFSKSSKLHTHQRVHTGEKPYKCEECGKGFSQRSHLLIHQRVHTGEKPYKCVDCGKGFSHSSNLHIHQRVHTGEKPYQCAKCGKGFSHSSALRIHQRVHTGEKPDRYHKYYRRLDQNSYLHNNHRRETL, encoded by the exons ATGTTTGACCAGATGGCAGTAACATTTGAAGATGTGACTGTTATTTTTACTTGGGAGGAGTGGAAATTCTTGAATTCTTCTGAAAAGAAGCTCTACAGAGAGGTCATGTGGGAGAACTACACAAATGTCATGTCAGTAG GACAGTGGAATGAGAGCTACAATCCCCAAGAACAAAGATTCAGATATTTAGAACATGACAGTCTTTCTTGCTGGAAAGGCTGGAGGAATGCCAGCACTTGGGTATATGAAAATCAGAACTATGTGGAAACTGTTCAGGAGGTAGATTCCAAGGACCTAATGCAGCAAGACCTTTCCCACTGCCAAGAGTGGTTAATATTCTCTACACAAGTACCAAGATATGGAACCTATGAACTGACTTTTGAAGGCAGAAGTCCCAGGAACTTTAAGTATAAAAAGTTTATACCGTGGCAGTCCTTAGAAACAAAAAACACTCAAGACTATGGGAAAGAAATTTACGCAATTGAATTGCATGGTTTTCAAGGAGACAGATACCATGTTGCCATATCCAGGAAAAATCCCTCTGTGGAAAAAGAACAGAAGCTCATAGTTCATCGTTCATATGTCCCAATAGAAGAAACCCTTCCAGAGTTCATTGGTGAGATACACCAAAATGACCTGCTGAAAGAATCTGTGGAAGAAAAATACTGTGGATGTAATAAATGTAAAGAAATTTATTACTGGAGCTCACAGTGTGTTCTTCACAAGAGAAATCCATTTGGAGAAAAGCTCTATCAATGCTCCATCAGCACAGCATGCTTCTCTCAGAGATCAGACCTGTGTAGACATCCAAGAATCCACGTAGGTAAGCATCTGTACAGATGTGATGACATTGACAGTCACTTTAGTCAGAGCTCAGGTGTTCACTTTCATCAGACAGTCCACACAGAGGAGGTACCTCACATATGTCATGTGTGTGGTAAGAGCTTCCATCAGATCCTTAGTCTTCACAGTCATCGAAGAGTCCACACAGAAGAGAAACTCTATAAATTTGAGTGTGATAAGGACCTCAGTAGAAATTCATTACTTCACATTCACCAGAGACTTCACATAGGAGATAAACCTTTTAAGTGTGATCAGTGTGGCAAGAGTTTTAGTCGGAGTTCAGTACTTCATGTTCATCAGAGAGtccacacaggagagaaaccatATAAGTGTGCTGAATGTGGAAAGGACTTCAGTCAGAGCTCAAATCTTCGAATTCATCAGTTAGTCCACACAGGAGAGAAGTCCTATAAATGCGATGACTGTGGTAAGGGCTTTACCCAGCGCTCAAATCTTCAAATTCATCAGAGAGTACATACAGGAGAGAAGCCGTATAAATGCGATGACTGTGGAAAGGACTTCAGTCACAGCTCAGATCTTCGTATTCATCAGAGAGTCCATACAGGGGAAAAACCCTATATTTGTCATGAATGTGGTAAGGGTTTCAGCAAAAGTTCAAAGCTTCACACTCATCAAAGAGtacatactggagagaaaccctataaatGTGAAGAGTGTGGTAAAGGATTCAGTCAACGTTCACATCTTCTCATTCATCAGAGAGTCCACACAGGAGAAAAACCCTATAAATGTGTTGACTGTGGAAAGGGCTTTAGTCATAGCTCAAATCTTCACATTCATCAACGAGTCCATACAGGAGAAAAACCTTACCAATGTGCTAAATGTGGTAAGGGTTTCAGTCATAGCTCAGCTCTTCGAATTCATCAAAGAGtccacacaggagagaaacctgATAGATACCATAAGTATTATAGGAGACTTGATCAAAATTCATATCTTCACAATAACCACAGAAGAGAAACcttataa